From a single Phocoena sinus isolate mPhoSin1 chromosome 1, mPhoSin1.pri, whole genome shotgun sequence genomic region:
- the GFI1 gene encoding zinc finger protein Gfi-1 isoform X1, whose translation MPRSFLVKSKKAHSYHQPRSPGPDYSLRLENVLAPGGADSTSSTGGAKAEPRGRLSPESQLTEAPDRASTSPGSCEGSVCDRSSEFEDFWRPPSPSVSPASEKSVCPSLDEVQPFPLPFNKPYSWSGLAGSDLRHLVQSYRPCAALERGAGLGLFCERAPEPGHPAALYGRDRAAGGAGAGAPGGGSAGGGAAGGAGLGLYRDFGPAAAGLYERPATGGLYPESGHGLHGDKGTGVKVESELLCTRLLMGGGAYKCIKCSKVFSTPHGLEVHVRRSHSGTRPFACEICGKTFGHAVSLEQHKAVHSQERSFDCKICGKSFKRSSTLSTHLLIHSDTRPYPCQYCGKRFHQKSDMKKHTFIHTGEKPHKCQVCGKAFSQSSNLITHSRKHTGFKPFGCDLCGKGFQRKVDLRRHRETQHGLK comes from the exons ATGCCGCGTTCGTTCCTGGTTAAGAGCAAAAAGGCTCACAGTTACCACCAGCCGCGCTCCCCGGGACCCGACTATTCCCTCCGCCTGGAGAATGTACTGGCGCCAGGCGGAGCAG ACAGCACCTCGAGCACAGGCGGGGCGAAGGCGGAGCCCCGGGGCCGTTTGTCCCCCGAGTCTCAGCTGACCGAAGCCCCCGACAGAGCCTCCACGTCCCCCGGCAGCTGTGAAGGCAGCGTCTGCGATCGGAGCTCGGAGTTTGAGGACTTCTGGAGGCCTCCGTCGCCTTCTGTGTCTCCAG CCTCAGAGAAGTCGGTGTGCCCCTCGCTGGACGAAGTTCAGCCCTTCCCCCTGCCCTTCAACAAGCCGTACTCGTGGAGCGGTCTGGCGGGTTCCGACCTGCGGCACCTGGTGCAGAGCTACAGGCCGTGCGCGGCCCTGGAGCGCGGCGCCGGCCTGGGCCTCTTCTGCGAGCGCGCCCCGGAGCCAGGCCACCCCGCGGCGCTGTACGGCCGGGACCGGGCTGCTGGCGGCGCAGGGGCCGGGGCACCCGGGGGAGGCAGCGCAGGAGGCGGAGCTGCCGGCGGCGCGGGCCTGGGGCTCTACCGCGACTTTGGGCCCGCGGCGGCAGGACTGTACGAGAGGCCGGCGACCGGCGGACTGTACCCGGAGAGCGGCCACGGGCTGCACGGCGACAAGGGCACCGGCGTCAAGGTGGAGTCGGAGCTGCTGTGCACCCGCCTGCTAATGGGCGGCGGCGCCTACAAGTGCATCAAGTGCAGCAAG GTGTTCTCCACACCGCACGGGCTCGAGGTGCACGTGCGCAGGTCCCACAGCGGCACGAGACCCTTTGCGTGCGAGATATGCGGCAAGACCTTCGGGCACGCGGTGAGCCTGGAGCAGCACAAAGCCGTGCACTCGCAG GAACGGAGCTTTGACTGTAAGATCTGTGGCAAGAGCTTCAAGAGGTCATCTACACTGTCCACACACCTGCTCATCCACTCAGACACCCGGCCCTACCCCTGTCAGTACTGTGGCAAGAGGTTCCACCAGAAATCAGACATGAAGAAACACACCTTCATCCACACTG GTGAGAAGCCCCACAAGTGCCAGGTGTGTGGCAAGGCATTCAGCCAGAGCTCCAACCTCATCACCCACAGCCGCAAGCACACAGGCTTCAAGCCCTTCGGCTGCGACCTGTGTGGAAAGGGCTTCCAGAGGAAGGTGGACCTCAGGCGGCACCGGGAGACGCAGCATGGGCTCAAGTGA
- the GFI1 gene encoding zinc finger protein Gfi-1 isoform X2: MPRSFLVKSKKAHSYHQPRSPGPDYSLRLENVLAPGGADSTSSTGGAKAEPRGRLSPESQLTEAPDRASTSPGSCEGSVCDRSSEFEDFWRPPSPSVSPASEKSVCPSLDEVQPFPLPFNKPYSWSGLAGSDLRHLVQSYRPCAALERGAGLGLFCERAPEPGHPAALYGRDRAAGGAGAGAPGGGSAGGGAAGGAGLGLYRDFGPAAAGLYERPATGGLYPESGHGLHGDKGTGVKVESELLCTRLLMGGGAYKCIKCSKERSFDCKICGKSFKRSSTLSTHLLIHSDTRPYPCQYCGKRFHQKSDMKKHTFIHTGEKPHKCQVCGKAFSQSSNLITHSRKHTGFKPFGCDLCGKGFQRKVDLRRHRETQHGLK; this comes from the exons ATGCCGCGTTCGTTCCTGGTTAAGAGCAAAAAGGCTCACAGTTACCACCAGCCGCGCTCCCCGGGACCCGACTATTCCCTCCGCCTGGAGAATGTACTGGCGCCAGGCGGAGCAG ACAGCACCTCGAGCACAGGCGGGGCGAAGGCGGAGCCCCGGGGCCGTTTGTCCCCCGAGTCTCAGCTGACCGAAGCCCCCGACAGAGCCTCCACGTCCCCCGGCAGCTGTGAAGGCAGCGTCTGCGATCGGAGCTCGGAGTTTGAGGACTTCTGGAGGCCTCCGTCGCCTTCTGTGTCTCCAG CCTCAGAGAAGTCGGTGTGCCCCTCGCTGGACGAAGTTCAGCCCTTCCCCCTGCCCTTCAACAAGCCGTACTCGTGGAGCGGTCTGGCGGGTTCCGACCTGCGGCACCTGGTGCAGAGCTACAGGCCGTGCGCGGCCCTGGAGCGCGGCGCCGGCCTGGGCCTCTTCTGCGAGCGCGCCCCGGAGCCAGGCCACCCCGCGGCGCTGTACGGCCGGGACCGGGCTGCTGGCGGCGCAGGGGCCGGGGCACCCGGGGGAGGCAGCGCAGGAGGCGGAGCTGCCGGCGGCGCGGGCCTGGGGCTCTACCGCGACTTTGGGCCCGCGGCGGCAGGACTGTACGAGAGGCCGGCGACCGGCGGACTGTACCCGGAGAGCGGCCACGGGCTGCACGGCGACAAGGGCACCGGCGTCAAGGTGGAGTCGGAGCTGCTGTGCACCCGCCTGCTAATGGGCGGCGGCGCCTACAAGTGCATCAAGTGCAGCAAG GAACGGAGCTTTGACTGTAAGATCTGTGGCAAGAGCTTCAAGAGGTCATCTACACTGTCCACACACCTGCTCATCCACTCAGACACCCGGCCCTACCCCTGTCAGTACTGTGGCAAGAGGTTCCACCAGAAATCAGACATGAAGAAACACACCTTCATCCACACTG GTGAGAAGCCCCACAAGTGCCAGGTGTGTGGCAAGGCATTCAGCCAGAGCTCCAACCTCATCACCCACAGCCGCAAGCACACAGGCTTCAAGCCCTTCGGCTGCGACCTGTGTGGAAAGGGCTTCCAGAGGAAGGTGGACCTCAGGCGGCACCGGGAGACGCAGCATGGGCTCAAGTGA